The DNA segment GCTCATCCAACGGTTCATCTGCATCCCACGCGTGCATCGATGCCGCATACAACGGGGATTGCGCCGGTGCCGGCCATCGCACGGCACGAACGAAACGGGCCGCCCGGTTGCCCGGGCGGCCCGTGGGATCACGCGATGTCGCGGGAGATCAGAACCCGCAGAAGCAGTAGGCCAGCGTCTTCACCGGCGCGCCGTTGCGGTCGTTCACGGCCTCGTCGACGAAGCGCAGCTGCGCTTCCATCTCCGGCAGGCTGCGGGCCAGCAGCGCACGGGCGAAGTCGGAATCCTTCAGCCACGCCGCACCCAGGCGCGTGCCGGCCAGGCCGGACATGAACTGCGAGAACGGCGAGGCGGCTTTCTCGATGTAGCGCACGCGGTAGGCATCGGCATCGCCGAGCTTGGCGCGCTTGGCCGCATCGGCCAGCGCCGCGTCCATGCCGCCCAGTTCGTCGACCAGCGCGCGTTCCTTCGCCTGCGCACCGCTCCACACGCGGCCGCGCGCGACGGCGTCGATGTCCTCGACGGATTTCTTGCGCGCATCGGCGACCTTGCCGGTGAAGTCCGCATAACCCTTGTCGATCACGGACTGGATCACCTGGCCGACGGCCGGGTCCAGCGTACGGGTGATGTCGAACGCGCCGGCGAAGCGCGTGGTGCCCACGCCATCGGTATGCACGCCGATCTTCTCCAGCGCGCGCGGCACGGTGGGGATCATGCCGAAGATGCCGATCGAACCGGTGATCGTGGAAGGATCGGCGTAGATGCGGTCGGCATTCATGCTGATCCAGTAACCACCCGACGCGGCCAGGTCGCCCATCGAGACGACCACGGGCTTGCCGGCCTTCTTCAGCTCGGCCACTTCGCGGCGGATCTGCTCGGATGCGAACACGCCGCCACCGGGCGAATCCACGCGCAGCACCACGGCTTTCACGTCTTCATCGTCGCGCGCCTCGCGCAGCAGCGCCGAGGTGGACAGGCCACCGACGCGGCCGGCCGGCTGATCGCCGTCGGTGATTTCGCCTTCGGCCACGACCACGGCGATCTGCGGGCGGCTGTCGAGCGGGTTCTTCTTCGCGTCGATCTGGGTCAGGTAACCGGCCAAGCCCACGGCGCGGAAGCCGGTCTCCGAATCCTCGTCGGCGACGCCGCGTTCGATCAGCAGGTTCTCGACTTCTTCCTGCGTCTTCAGGCCATCGACGAGCTTCTGCTGCAGTGCGTACTTGGCCAGGTCGCCACCGGCGGCGGCGACGCCTTCCGGCAGGGTGTCGATGCCTGCGGCCAGCGCTTCGGGTGTGGTCTTGCGCACCTTGGCGATGTCGGCGAGCAGGCGCTGCCACACGTCGTTCATCCAGTACAGGTCGGCTTCCTTGGCTTCCTTCGATGCGGCGTCGAGCACGTAGGGTTCGGCAGCCGACTTGTATTCGCCCACCTTGAACAGGTGCACGTCCACGCCGAGCTTCTCCTGCAGGCCCTGGCGGTAGTACTGGCGATAGCGGCCCAGGCCCTCGAGCACCAGGCTGCCCATCGGATCGATGTAGACCTCGTTGGCCTGCGCGGCCAGCAGGTACTGGGTCTGGCTGAGGTTCTCGCCGAAGGCGACGATCTGCTTGCCCGAGGCACGGAACTTGGCCAGCGCCGCGGCGACTTCACGCAGCGAGGCGTAGCCGGTCGGCTGCAGTTGGTCCACGCGCAGCAGCATGCGTTCGATCTTCTCGTCCTTCTGCGCGGCTTCGATGGCGCGCACCAGGTCGCGCAGCTGCACTTCCTCGGCGCTCTTGTCGCCGAACGCCTTGGCCAGCGCGCGGGTGGCAGGGTCGGCGGTGAACTGCTCCACCAGGCGGCCTTCCGGCGCCAGCACGAAGGTGGTGCGTTCCATCAGCGGCTTCACCCCGCCACTGCCGGCGGCAATGATGAAGAAGATGAAGATCAGGAACAGCAACCCGAAGAAGATCAGGTTGAGGACCAGCTTGCGGGTGAAGTTCATCACGTCCCACAGCCCCACGAAGAACGTGGCGACCGGGCTGCGGCGAGGTGCAGGTGCGACTTGGTTCATGGAAGACTCCGGGAAACTGGGGCCACTGTAGCGTGTGCCCGGGGGGCTTTCATGCCCCGTTGGTCACCGTGACGCTGGCAAGGGGGCCTGCGCGGCGGCCTCGTGGCGCCGGCTGCTGCGCTCGAAACGCCAACCCAGCAGCACTGCGGCAGCGGTCAGGCCCACGATCAGACCCGCCCACATGCCCTGCGGGCCCCAGCCGAGGCCCAGCCCCAGCCCGGCGCCCAGCGGCATGCCCAGGCCCCAGTACGAGACGACGGCCAACCACATGGGCACGCGGGTGTCCTTCAGCCCGCGCAATGCGCCGGCCGACAGCACCTGGATCCCATCCGGGAACTGGAAGGCCGCCGCGAACAGCAGCAGCGTGCCCGCGAGCGCGGCCACGGCCAGGTCGTCGGTGTACAGCGCCACCACCAGGTCGTGGCCCAGCAGCAGGAACAACGCCGACATCGCCTGCGTGGCCAGCACGATAACGTAGCCCGCATGCGCGGCGCGGCGGATGCCCAGCGCATCGCCCGAGCCCACCGCATGGCCCACGCGCACCGTGGTGGCCTCGGCCACGCCCATCGGCACCATGAAACACAGCGCGGAGACGTTGATGGCGATCTGGTGCGCCGCGGCCGGCGTCGCCCCGAGCCGCGCGATCAGCAGCGCGGTGACGATGAAGAGGCTGCCTTCCATTAGCACGGTGATGCCGATCGGCAGGCCGGTGCGCAACAGCTGCAGGATCGGTTCGCGACGCGGTGGATCGAAGTGCGCGAACAGGTGCAGGTCGGCGAAGCGCTGCGAGCGCGACAGGTACACCGCGAACGCGATCGCCTGCAGCCACATCGTCAGCGCCGAGGCGATGCCTAGCCCACCCGCGCCCATCTCCGGGAAGCCCAACTTGCCGAAGGTCAGCACGTAGCCTACCGGCGCCAGCACGAGCAGGCCGCCGAAGCCGAGGATCATCGTCGGCAGTGTCCAGTGCGTGCCCTCGCTGAGGTAGCGCATGCAGAAATAGAACGTCAGCGCCGGCACGCCCCAGCGGATCCCGTGCAGGAAGGCGGTCGCGCCGGGAATGATGTCGGGCGCGATGCCGAACGCCGCCAGCGCGTAGGGCGCCACACTGAGGAAGGCGAACATCAGCAGGCCCAGGCCCAGCGAGAGCCACAGCGCCTGGCGGAACAGCGGGGCGATCTCGCTGCGCCGGTTCGCGCCATCCAGCTGCGAAACCGACGCCGTCAGCGAGATCAACGTGCCGATCGGCACCATCATCGGCAGCCACAGCAGGGCCGTGCCCACGGTGACCGCCGCCAGCGTCTGGGTGGCGTGGTGGCCGGCGATGACGTTGTCGACGAAGCCGATCAGGCCGGTGGAGACATGGCCCAGCACCAGCGGCAGGGCGAGGGAGGCCGTCGCACGCACTTCCTGGCCGAAGCGCGGGGTCGGGGAAAGGGACAGGGACATAAGGAGCAACCGCCGGACTACGGTCGCGCGGTTGCGCGCTGGCACCGGGTCACGGGAGGCCGGTATCTTACCCGCTCACCCGCCGCGCCACCCGAACGCCCCATGACCCCGACGCACGAAGCCGACGCCGTGCACGCCCGCGCGTGCGACAACTGCAAGACGCCGCTGCAGGGCGGGTTCTGCCACCAGTGCGGGCAGAACGCGCATAACCCGTTGAGCAGCTTCGGGCATGCGGTGGAAGAAGTCTTCGAATCGTTCTGGCACCTGGACGGCCGAATCTTCCGCACGCTGCGCACACTGCTCTCGCCGGGCAAGCTGGCCAATGCCTACCTGGCCGGCCATCGCGCGCCGTTCGTGGCGCCGCTGCGGCTGTTCGTCATCGTCAGCGTGCTGACGTTCTTCGTGGCGAAGCTGACCCTGCATATCGGCGAGGTGACGCTTCCGGAACCGCCGCCGACGGCCGACGGCACCACCAACCTGGTCGCCAAGCCGAATGAGTCCGGCATCGA comes from the Pseudoxanthomonas sp. YR558 genome and includes:
- the sppA gene encoding signal peptide peptidase SppA, with the protein product MNQVAPAPRRSPVATFFVGLWDVMNFTRKLVLNLIFFGLLFLIFIFFIIAAGSGGVKPLMERTTFVLAPEGRLVEQFTADPATRALAKAFGDKSAEEVQLRDLVRAIEAAQKDEKIERMLLRVDQLQPTGYASLREVAAALAKFRASGKQIVAFGENLSQTQYLLAAQANEVYIDPMGSLVLEGLGRYRQYYRQGLQEKLGVDVHLFKVGEYKSAAEPYVLDAASKEAKEADLYWMNDVWQRLLADIAKVRKTTPEALAAGIDTLPEGVAAAGGDLAKYALQQKLVDGLKTQEEVENLLIERGVADEDSETGFRAVGLAGYLTQIDAKKNPLDSRPQIAVVVAEGEITDGDQPAGRVGGLSTSALLREARDDEDVKAVVLRVDSPGGGVFASEQIRREVAELKKAGKPVVVSMGDLAASGGYWISMNADRIYADPSTITGSIGIFGMIPTVPRALEKIGVHTDGVGTTRFAGAFDITRTLDPAVGQVIQSVIDKGYADFTGKVADARKKSVEDIDAVARGRVWSGAQAKERALVDELGGMDAALADAAKRAKLGDADAYRVRYIEKAASPFSQFMSGLAGTRLGAAWLKDSDFARALLARSLPEMEAQLRFVDEAVNDRNGAPVKTLAYCFCGF
- a CDS encoding MATE family efflux transporter, translating into MSLSLSPTPRFGQEVRATASLALPLVLGHVSTGLIGFVDNVIAGHHATQTLAAVTVGTALLWLPMMVPIGTLISLTASVSQLDGANRRSEIAPLFRQALWLSLGLGLLMFAFLSVAPYALAAFGIAPDIIPGATAFLHGIRWGVPALTFYFCMRYLSEGTHWTLPTMILGFGGLLVLAPVGYVLTFGKLGFPEMGAGGLGIASALTMWLQAIAFAVYLSRSQRFADLHLFAHFDPPRREPILQLLRTGLPIGITVLMEGSLFIVTALLIARLGATPAAAHQIAINVSALCFMVPMGVAEATTVRVGHAVGSGDALGIRRAAHAGYVIVLATQAMSALFLLLGHDLVVALYTDDLAVAALAGTLLLFAAAFQFPDGIQVLSAGALRGLKDTRVPMWLAVVSYWGLGMPLGAGLGLGLGWGPQGMWAGLIVGLTAAAVLLGWRFERSSRRHEAAAQAPLPASR